A single Lentimicrobiaceae bacterium DNA region contains:
- the recF gene encoding DNA replication and repair protein RecF (All proteins in this family for which functions are known are DNA-binding proteins that assist the filamentation of RecA onto DNA for the initiation of recombination or recombinational repair.), translating into MYLNKLTLHNFKNYTSEEINFSNKINCFIGNNGEGKTNLLDAIHYLSFCKSFFNSIDYLNIRHDEDFFALHGFFTINGGTQDNISCIQKKNQKKIFKINQKEYERLADHIGLYPLVMISPYDRDLINEGSEIRRKLIDSVISQFNRTYLEELIHYNRILFQRNVLLKEFGERNIFDYSALEIWDTQLIHFGNLIHEKRNVFLREFIPLFSYYYKLMSNSKESIDIVYESQLNYNSFNKLLTNALEKDKNFRFSTVGIHKDDLLFNINGYPVKKFGSQGQQKTFVVAIKLAQFEYTKNKKGFKPLLLFDDIFDKLDDSRVEKIVKLVSEDNFGQVFITDTQLKRIENIFSQHEIEHKIFFIENGKVSQK; encoded by the coding sequence ATGTATTTAAACAAACTAACTCTTCATAATTTTAAAAATTATACATCAGAAGAAATTAATTTTTCTAATAAAATTAACTGTTTTATTGGAAATAATGGTGAAGGTAAAACCAATCTTTTGGATGCAATTCATTACTTATCCTTTTGCAAAAGCTTTTTTAATTCAATAGATTATTTGAATATTAGGCATGATGAAGATTTCTTTGCTCTACATGGATTTTTCACTATAAACGGAGGCACTCAGGACAATATCAGTTGCATCCAGAAAAAAAATCAAAAAAAAATATTTAAAATTAATCAAAAAGAATATGAAAGACTTGCCGACCATATAGGGCTTTATCCTTTAGTTATGATTTCTCCATATGATAGAGATTTAATCAATGAAGGTAGTGAAATACGCAGAAAATTAATTGACAGTGTCATTTCCCAATTTAATAGAACTTACCTGGAAGAACTAATACACTACAACAGAATCCTGTTTCAACGTAATGTTTTATTAAAAGAATTTGGTGAACGTAACATTTTCGATTATTCTGCCCTCGAAATCTGGGATACACAACTAATACATTTTGGTAATTTAATTCATGAAAAAAGAAATGTATTTCTTAGAGAATTTATACCACTATTTTCATATTACTATAAGTTAATGAGCAACAGTAAAGAAAGCATTGACATTGTGTATGAATCTCAACTAAACTATAATTCTTTTAATAAACTTCTTACCAACGCATTAGAAAAAGATAAAAATTTTCGGTTTTCAACAGTAGGGATTCATAAAGACGATTTGCTTTTCAACATTAATGGTTATCCTGTTAAAAAATTTGGCTCACAAGGGCAACAAAAAACTTTTGTCGTTGCAATAAAACTTGCACAATTTGAATATACAAAAAATAAAAAAGGATTTAAACCTTTGCTTTTATTTGATGATATTTTTGACAAACTTGATGATAGCAGGGTGGAAAAAATTGTTAAATTGGTAAGTGAAGACAATTTCGGGCAAGTATTTATCACAGATACGCAACTAAAACGTATTGAAAATATTTTTTCTCAACATGAAATCGAACATAAAATATTCTTTATTGAAAACGGTAAAGTTTCACAAAAATAG
- a CDS encoding 4-hydroxy-3-methylbut-2-enyl diphosphate reductase: MEVTIDPHSGFCFGVVNAIQVAETELTKNNHLYCLGDIVHNTEEVSRLKKKGLEIIDHQLFEKLYNCKVLIRAHGEPPETYRIALQNNIELIDASCPVVLKLQTRIRKGYEEMKFVNGQIVIYGKEGHAEVRGLAGQTQNKAIIINNINDLDKIDYSKPIRLFSQTTQSTKGFNELIAGISHRVNNTDYSQHGTFLAFDTICRQVANRAPHLKKFSANHDVIIFVSDKKSSNGLFLFEICNAENPNTYLVSSQNEIIHSWFQNANSIGICGATSTPMWLMEQVANYINNIIIDSIK, translated from the coding sequence TTGGAAGTAACGATTGATCCCCATTCAGGTTTTTGTTTCGGAGTAGTTAATGCCATTCAGGTAGCTGAAACCGAGCTTACAAAAAACAATCATCTGTATTGTCTTGGAGATATTGTTCATAACACAGAAGAAGTTAGTCGTTTAAAAAAAAAAGGACTTGAAATTATTGATCATCAATTATTCGAAAAGCTATATAATTGTAAAGTCCTTATCCGTGCACATGGGGAGCCCCCGGAAACCTATCGCATTGCCTTGCAAAATAATATAGAATTAATTGATGCTTCGTGCCCCGTAGTTCTTAAACTTCAGACAAGAATAAGAAAGGGTTACGAAGAAATGAAATTTGTTAATGGTCAGATAGTTATTTATGGCAAAGAAGGACATGCTGAAGTAAGGGGATTAGCCGGTCAGACACAAAATAAAGCAATAATTATTAATAATATTAACGACCTAGATAAGATTGATTATTCAAAACCAATTCGCCTTTTTTCCCAAACGACCCAAAGTACTAAAGGGTTTAATGAACTTATTGCCGGAATCAGCCATAGGGTTAACAATACTGATTATTCACAACACGGTACTTTTTTAGCATTCGACACCATATGCAGACAAGTTGCTAATCGGGCTCCGCATTTGAAAAAATTCTCAGCAAATCATGACGTTATAATTTTTGTAAGCGATAAAAAAAGCTCCAACGGATTATTTCTTTTCGAAATTTGCAATGCTGAAAATCCTAATACTTATCTTGTTTCTTCACAAAATGAAATAATACATTCCTGGTTTCAAAACGCTAATTCTATAGGTATTTGCGGAGCCACTTCTACTCCAATGTGGCTGATGGAACAAGTAGCTAATTATATCAATAATATTATAATTGATTCTATAAAATAA
- a CDS encoding ABC transporter permease, whose amino-acid sequence MFFKKKYQAGSSSLSALTWRKFCRDGLALISLSLITFATFIAVTGYLITPDATPYANNQILEIALQKPGFSVLMLKVRKKETEKKVSFFEKMIYGKSSEYNYIPINSYIFSDDKIYYTIYSGKHEAKAIISYLPLNEVIFSTSANETLKTNSKKIVFENTGTKDKKAVNKIIETINKNSLVRKHFLLGTDRYGRDVLSQLMIGTRVSLSVGCISVLISLVIGIFMGSLAGFFRGWIDDAIMWLINVVWSVPTLLLVIVISFALGKGFWQVFIAVGLTMWVEVARVTRGQIFSLREKDYVEACKALGFKNSKTIFKHILPNIMGVIIVISAANFSSAILIEAGLSFLGIGVQPPMPSWGTMIKENYGYIILDYAYLAIIPGIAIMLMVLAFMLVGNALRDAFDVKTVGREIIEK is encoded by the coding sequence GTGTTTTTTAAGAAAAAATACCAAGCAGGTAGTTCTTCTCTATCTGCATTAACTTGGCGTAAATTTTGCAGAGACGGACTTGCCCTTATTTCATTGTCTTTAATAACCTTTGCTACTTTTATTGCAGTTACAGGATACCTGATAACTCCGGATGCAACGCCATACGCAAATAATCAGATTTTGGAAATTGCTTTACAGAAACCGGGTTTTTCTGTGTTGATGCTTAAAGTAAGGAAAAAAGAAACTGAGAAAAAAGTAAGTTTTTTTGAAAAAATGATATATGGTAAAAGTAGTGAATATAATTATATTCCAATAAATAGTTATATATTTAGTGATGATAAAATATATTATACTATTTATTCTGGAAAACATGAAGCTAAAGCCATCATTTCGTATTTGCCATTAAATGAGGTTATTTTTTCTACTTCTGCAAATGAAACCCTAAAAACAAATAGTAAAAAAATTGTATTTGAAAATACGGGAACGAAAGATAAGAAAGCAGTTAATAAAATTATAGAAACAATAAATAAAAATAGTTTAGTAAGAAAACATTTTTTACTGGGAACGGATCGTTATGGAAGAGATGTCCTTAGTCAGTTAATGATTGGAACAAGGGTGAGTTTGTCGGTAGGGTGTATTTCTGTATTAATTTCGCTCGTAATTGGTATTTTCATGGGTTCACTTGCGGGCTTTTTCCGTGGATGGATTGATGATGCCATCATGTGGTTAATTAATGTTGTTTGGTCTGTTCCTACTTTATTATTGGTAATTGTAATATCTTTTGCTTTGGGAAAAGGGTTTTGGCAGGTTTTTATTGCCGTGGGATTGACTATGTGGGTAGAAGTAGCCAGAGTTACACGCGGACAAATTTTTAGCTTGAGAGAAAAGGACTATGTTGAGGCATGTAAAGCTTTAGGATTTAAAAATAGTAAAACAATTTTTAAACACATTCTTCCCAATATAATGGGAGTAATTATTGTAATATCTGCTGCAAATTTTTCTTCTGCAATTCTCATTGAAGCAGGATTAAGCTTTTTGGGAATAGGGGTTCAACCCCCAATGCCTTCATGGGGCACAATGATTAAAGAAAATTATGGATATATTATTTTGGATTATGCCTATTTAGCTATTATTCCCGGAATAGCTATTATGTTGATGGTGCTTGCTTTTATGCTTGTTGGAAACGCATTACGTGATGCGTTTGATGTGAAAACGGTTGGCAGAGAAATTATCGAAAAATAA
- the porQ gene encoding type IX secretion system protein PorQ, translating to MKKRVTLVFVCLITFNCLTFNSFGQIGGDYTYKFLTLPNSARIAAMGGNFLAISDNDVALTLTNPSLISKEMNNQLALSIVDYYTDINYGFAMYSRTFDKYGSFTGAMQYIDYGKFTYANENGEQNGNFNAGEYALQLGWGRKLDSLFTIGANVKAIYSNFDEYNSFGIAVDVAGTYYNPRTFFTMSLIGRNIGRQITYYDNNNEPLPFELQFGLSKRLQHLPFRYSILITHLEKWDLTYTDPNDNTSVDQLTGEPKKEGDFDKFGDKLMRHIIIGGEFIPTKNFSIRLGYNYQRRQEMKVESKRGTVGFSWGIGFRVSKFNFSYARSAYHLEGSPNFITISTHLSDFYKKSK from the coding sequence GTGAAAAAAAGAGTTACACTGGTTTTTGTTTGTTTAATAACATTTAATTGTCTAACTTTTAATAGCTTTGGGCAAATTGGAGGCGATTATACATATAAATTTCTTACTTTGCCTAATTCAGCACGTATTGCAGCAATGGGGGGCAATTTTTTAGCTATTTCTGATAATGATGTTGCATTAACATTGACTAATCCATCTCTTATTAGTAAAGAAATGAATAACCAATTAGCGTTAAGCATTGTTGATTATTATACTGATATTAACTACGGCTTTGCGATGTATTCACGAACTTTCGATAAATACGGAAGTTTTACCGGCGCCATGCAATATATTGACTATGGTAAGTTTACCTATGCCAATGAAAACGGAGAGCAGAATGGAAATTTTAATGCTGGAGAATATGCACTTCAATTAGGTTGGGGGAGAAAACTTGACTCATTGTTTACTATTGGAGCTAATGTAAAAGCAATATATTCCAACTTTGATGAGTACAATTCCTTTGGAATTGCAGTTGATGTTGCTGGAACTTATTATAACCCACGCACGTTTTTTACCATGTCGCTCATTGGAAGGAATATAGGCAGGCAAATAACTTATTATGACAACAATAACGAACCGTTGCCATTTGAATTACAATTTGGATTATCAAAACGTTTACAACACCTCCCATTTAGGTATTCAATTCTTATTACTCACCTCGAAAAATGGGATCTTACATACACAGACCCCAACGACAATACCAGCGTTGACCAGCTAACAGGAGAACCAAAGAAAGAAGGAGACTTTGATAAATTTGGAGATAAGTTGATGAGACACATTATCATAGGAGGTGAATTTATACCCACAAAAAACTTTAGTATCCGCTTAGGGTACAATTATCAGCGTCGGCAAGAAATGAAAGTTGAATCTAAAAGAGGTACAGTAGGCTTTTCCTGGGGTATCGGGTTCAGGGTTTCCAAATTTAATTTCAGTTATGCCCGTTCTGCATATCACCTTGAAGGTTCACCCAATTTTATTACCATTTCCACACACCTTTCCGATTTTTATAAAAAATCAAAATAA
- a CDS encoding TIGR00266 family protein, translating to MTDIVDFKIFGNDMQIVEIELDTNEGVRAEVGAMMYMEEGIVMQTSTGGGLFKGLKRMISGDGFFISSFIYTGYGKGHVAFGAPYPGKIIVLELDMLGGTFLCQKDAFLCAANGIDIDLAFTKKMGAGLFGGEGFILQRLSGTGRAFIHAGGTIIKRELRQGETLRVDTGCLVAFSPSVDYDIQFVGGFKNAMFGGEGLFLAQLTGPGLVYLQSLPFSRLADRIVNAARWSNRDEKSGIAGIGGGLLGSILGGDKSY from the coding sequence ATGACTGATATAGTTGATTTTAAAATTTTTGGTAACGATATGCAAATTGTCGAAATAGAGCTTGATACTAATGAAGGAGTAAGAGCGGAAGTTGGAGCAATGATGTATATGGAAGAAGGAATTGTAATGCAAACCAGTACTGGTGGGGGATTGTTCAAGGGATTAAAGCGTATGATATCCGGAGATGGTTTTTTTATTTCTTCATTTATATATACAGGTTATGGTAAAGGACACGTGGCTTTTGGAGCGCCCTATCCCGGGAAAATTATTGTATTAGAATTAGATATGTTAGGCGGAACTTTTCTTTGCCAGAAGGATGCATTTTTGTGTGCCGCAAATGGAATTGATATTGATCTAGCTTTTACAAAAAAAATGGGTGCAGGCCTTTTCGGTGGGGAAGGATTTATTTTGCAACGATTAAGCGGAACAGGACGTGCATTTATACATGCAGGAGGTACTATTATTAAAAGGGAATTACGTCAGGGTGAAACCCTAAGAGTGGATACCGGTTGCCTTGTTGCTTTTTCTCCTTCGGTAGATTATGATATCCAGTTTGTTGGAGGTTTTAAAAATGCTATGTTTGGTGGCGAAGGATTATTTCTTGCTCAACTTACAGGTCCTGGGCTTGTTTATCTTCAAAGCTTGCCTTTCAGTAGGTTAGCCGATAGAATCGTTAATGCTGCCCGCTGGTCGAACAGGGATGAAAAATCGGGTATTGCGGGTATAGGCGGAGGGCTCTTAGGTAGTATTTTGGGAGGTGATAAATCGTATTAG
- a CDS encoding DUF721 domain-containing protein, with protein sequence MYSDEKPLREAIEDFLKAFKLNDKINQSRIIASWENVVGKLIAKHTTDIKIKNKTLYIKLDSPAIREELSYAKSKLIKNLNKKAGIEIISDIIFR encoded by the coding sequence ATGTATTCTGACGAAAAACCCCTCAGGGAAGCTATTGAGGATTTCCTGAAAGCATTTAAACTTAATGATAAAATTAACCAATCGCGGATTATTGCTTCCTGGGAAAATGTTGTAGGAAAACTTATTGCAAAACACACAACAGATATTAAGATTAAAAATAAAACTTTATATATAAAACTTGACTCTCCTGCTATTCGTGAGGAACTTTCTTACGCAAAATCTAAATTAATTAAAAATCTGAATAAAAAAGCTGGGATCGAAATTATTTCAGATATTATTTTTCGATAA
- a CDS encoding chitobiase/beta-hexosaminidase C-terminal domain-containing protein, giving the protein MKNLYKFYFKKTGLFVFMFFLSTFAMATLTPPSFSPAAGTYTGLVNVTISSSVGSTTIRYTTDGTKPTASYGTIYTSPVSITQSTTLKAVVYKTNNPGNISTVTTGIYYIKCNAPIFSPVAGTYTNPQTITITSNTSGTTIRYTTDGSTPTQTNGAIYTAPITISTSASLKAIAYKSNMLDSDVTSGMYIIQTEQVATPTFNPAPGTYNTFQNIVISCGTSGSTIRYTTDGSIPSQTNGTIYTSPVAISSTTTLKAIAYHNNMNNSEIASGVYTIQLLQAVAPVFNPQPGTYTTIQQVTISSTTTDATIRYTTNGTAPSSTNGTLYSSPVEISETTTLKAIAYKTGMINSDITAGTYTIQLEQVAQPSFSPAEGIYSSAQDVIIATTTSGATIRYTTDGSTPGTTNGTVYSSPVNISNTTTLKAIAYKTGMLNSEISLGTYTIQSSGLCTVTKSNGGGFSTTISSVSQNLNGTYTIVLTVEHDGCPGPVCKELSHYSIEAIPNTYSNVSVQIISGNMSYGNINMGPNLGSDPFQGFKIDNTSGIGDGQAGIFTVTYTLSSLQAQRTSAKAGTNSQIASFTLQEFQYVFNCGVTNTVATPTFLPTPGTYTSTQTISISTETTGATIRYTTDGSNPSTTSGTIYAGTFEISSSTTIKAIAYKSGMTNSGIATGSYIINLSQVSVPVFSPVEGTYGCEQTITLISETADATIKYTLDGSTPTQTNGITYSAPFTISNTTTVKAIAFKAGMANSTMVTATYAIEQNQVAAPVFSPVAGNYTSAQLVTITSATENVIVKYTIDGTTPSQSNGIVYSEPITISTFTVLKAIVYKDCALDSDVFSGIYNIQSGTGTDNDQDGVADDDDEFPSDPARAFNNYYPAYSYGTLAYEDLWPGKGDYDFNDLVLDYRFNVITNGNNNVVELFGTFVINAFGASFENGFGFQLGDASFNQADLIVTGCELTETYIMLNNNGTEANQSIPTIIVYDNAYKQMQHPGTGIGVNTDPTATYVTPDTLNITITFPTNAYSFNQLNISNFNPFLIVNKTRGREVHLPDYPPTSLVDPSYYGTFDDNSIALQGRYYKTELNLPWAINIYESFAYPIEKTPVLQAYNHFAEWAQSGGTLYPDWYRDLSGYRNMGNIYQKH; this is encoded by the coding sequence ATGAAAAATTTATATAAGTTTTACTTTAAAAAAACAGGGCTATTTGTTTTTATGTTTTTTTTGAGCACTTTTGCCATGGCAACGCTTACGCCCCCCTCTTTTAGCCCGGCAGCCGGAACATATACAGGTTTAGTTAATGTAACAATATCGTCCAGCGTTGGCAGTACTACCATAAGATATACGACGGATGGCACTAAGCCTACAGCTTCCTATGGTACTATTTATACCTCTCCGGTATCAATTACACAAAGTACTACACTAAAAGCAGTTGTATATAAAACAAATAACCCTGGAAATATAAGCACAGTTACAACCGGTATATACTATATAAAATGTAATGCACCCATTTTCAGTCCCGTTGCAGGAACTTATACCAATCCGCAAACTATTACAATTACCAGTAACACATCTGGAACAACCATACGATATACAACTGACGGAAGCACACCAACTCAAACTAACGGAGCCATTTATACAGCACCAATTACAATAAGCACATCTGCTTCACTTAAAGCAATAGCATATAAAAGCAATATGTTGGACAGTGATGTTACGAGTGGTATGTATATTATTCAAACTGAGCAGGTAGCCACACCAACCTTCAATCCCGCACCCGGTACTTACAATACCTTTCAGAATATAGTTATTTCCTGTGGAACCAGTGGATCCACAATACGATACACAACAGATGGAAGCATTCCATCACAAACTAATGGTACTATTTATACATCTCCGGTTGCGATTTCATCCACAACTACACTGAAAGCGATTGCTTATCATAACAACATGAATAATAGCGAAATTGCTTCGGGAGTTTATACTATTCAGTTGCTTCAAGCAGTAGCACCTGTTTTTAATCCACAACCCGGTACTTACACCACCATTCAACAAGTTACGATTAGTTCAACGACAACGGATGCTACTATTAGGTATACTACAAATGGAACAGCTCCAAGTTCAACGAATGGGACACTGTATTCTTCTCCTGTGGAAATATCAGAAACCACAACCTTAAAAGCCATTGCCTATAAAACCGGTATGATTAATAGTGATATAACAGCTGGAACATATACTATTCAGTTGGAGCAGGTTGCACAACCTTCATTTTCTCCCGCTGAAGGAATTTACAGTTCAGCCCAGGATGTTATTATTGCTACAACAACTTCCGGAGCTACCATCCGTTATACTACCGATGGCAGTACACCCGGCACAACCAACGGGACAGTGTATTCTTCTCCTGTTAATATAAGCAATACCACTACACTAAAGGCTATTGCTTATAAAACCGGAATGCTTAACAGTGAAATTTCTTTGGGAACATACACTATTCAATCATCGGGCTTATGTACAGTAACAAAATCAAATGGAGGAGGGTTTTCTACAACAATATCCTCTGTAAGTCAGAATTTAAATGGAACTTATACAATAGTGTTAACCGTTGAACATGATGGCTGCCCAGGTCCTGTTTGCAAGGAATTATCTCATTACTCCATTGAGGCAATTCCCAATACCTACTCAAATGTTTCCGTCCAAATTATTTCCGGTAACATGAGCTATGGAAATATTAACATGGGTCCTAATCTGGGAAGCGACCCTTTTCAGGGTTTTAAAATTGATAACACTTCCGGTATAGGAGATGGGCAAGCCGGTATTTTTACCGTAACTTATACCCTAAGTTCTTTACAAGCACAGAGAACATCCGCAAAAGCAGGTACTAATAGTCAAATAGCAAGTTTTACGCTTCAGGAATTTCAATACGTTTTTAACTGTGGCGTTACTAATACTGTAGCTACACCTACTTTTTTACCAACACCCGGAACTTACACAAGCACACAAACAATTTCAATTTCGACAGAAACAACCGGAGCAACTATAAGATATACTACTGACGGGAGTAATCCCTCAACAACTTCCGGTACTATTTATGCGGGCACTTTTGAAATCAGTTCTTCCACAACTATTAAGGCTATAGCCTATAAATCAGGCATGACTAACAGTGGCATCGCCACAGGAAGCTACATTATCAACTTAAGCCAAGTTTCTGTTCCCGTTTTTTCCCCGGTTGAAGGCACGTATGGTTGCGAACAAACCATTACCTTAATTTCTGAAACTGCTGACGCAACAATTAAATATACCCTTGATGGAAGCACTCCTACACAAACAAACGGTATCACTTATTCTGCCCCGTTTACTATCAGTAACACAACTACGGTGAAAGCCATTGCATTTAAAGCAGGAATGGCAAATAGCACTATGGTTACAGCAACTTACGCAATCGAACAAAATCAGGTAGCTGCGCCTGTGTTTTCACCGGTAGCAGGAAACTATACTTCTGCACAGCTTGTTACCATTACATCTGCAACTGAAAATGTCATAGTAAAATATACCATTGATGGTACAACTCCCAGTCAATCCAACGGAATAGTTTATTCCGAACCTATTACTATTAGCACCTTCACAGTATTGAAAGCCATTGTCTATAAAGACTGTGCACTCGATAGCGATGTTTTTTCCGGAATATACAATATTCAATCCGGAACAGGAACAGACAATGATCAGGATGGTGTGGCAGATGACGATGATGAATTTCCTTCAGATCCGGCAAGGGCTTTTAACAATTACTATCCTGCATATAGCTATGGAACATTAGCTTACGAAGACTTATGGCCAGGGAAAGGTGATTATGATTTTAACGACCTCGTTCTCGACTATCGTTTTAATGTTATCACCAATGGAAATAATAACGTTGTAGAGCTATTCGGAACCTTTGTAATCAATGCTTTCGGGGCTTCATTTGAAAACGGTTTCGGCTTTCAACTTGGCGATGCATCATTCAACCAAGCCGATTTAATAGTTACAGGATGTGAATTGACTGAAACTTACATTATGCTAAATAACAATGGAACAGAAGCAAATCAATCTATCCCCACAATCATAGTATATGACAATGCATACAAACAAATGCAGCATCCGGGTACCGGTATTGGTGTTAATACTGACCCCACAGCTACTTACGTAACCCCTGATACTTTGAATATTACTATTACTTTTCCTACAAATGCCTATTCCTTCAACCAACTGAATATTTCCAACTTCAATCCCTTTTTAATTGTTAACAAAACCAGGGGCAGAGAAGTGCATTTGCCCGACTATCCCCCGACAAGCCTCGTTGACCCTTCTTATTATGGCACTTTCGATGACAATAGCATTGCTTTGCAAGGACGCTATTATAAAACCGAACTTAACCTGCCCTGGGCTATAAACATTTATGAAAGTTTTGCTTATCCTATTGAAAAAACTCCTGTTCTGCAAGCCTATAACCATTTTGCAGAATGGGCACAAAGCGGAGGTACGCTTTATCCCGACTGGTACAGGGATTTATCCGGCTATAGGAATATGGGAAATATCTATCAAAAACACTGA